The following nucleotide sequence is from Tardiphaga alba.
GGTCTGCCCGCCTTTGGCGACCGCAAGCTTCGATGCGCGGGCCACATCCTTCGGCCCCTGCGCGATGCGGAGCGTATCCAGCGCGCCGCGCGTGCCGGCCTTTTCGCCGACGCGGCCGACATCCTTGGCAAATCGTACGATGTCGCCGGCCTTCTCGGCGCGAAAGGCGGTCTTCATGGCCGCCAAGGTCTGGCCGGGACGAAACACGGACACATTCATCATCGCCTCCTTGAGCACCGGCCCATCCACCATGCCACGGGCCGAACGCGCCGCCCAAGCAGTAAGCCCCTCGCCGATGCGTCCGGCCTTTCGCGCGTCCTTCACCAGCGTCAGTCCGGCCCGCACCGGCGTCATGCCGCCCGCACTGGCATAGGTGGCCGCGGTCACGGCGAGACCTGCCGCTGCGAGCCCCAGGATCAGGTGATCGGTATCCTCCCCCATCACCAAATGCTTGCCTTCGCGAACGGCGTCGCGGATATCACCGAAGACAAACAGGTCGCCGGCGACCGTGCCGGACAACGTGGCGAGATCGTCGGCATTGCCGGTCACGAAACCAGTGGCGAAACGCTTGGCAAAGTTAGCGGCCGAAGCATCCACCGCCACGGCCTCGTTCACCCGCTGCACGAGACCGTCCGGCAGCCTGACGTTGCGGGCCTCCGCGAGATCGACAAAGCTCTTGGCGAGATCGGCATCCTGGGCCGTCAATGCGTCCTCGGCCTGCTTCGCCAGCATGTCGGGGTCGCGACGCAGCGCGGCGGTGACCTGGGCATCCGCCAGCGCCACCGGATCGTCCTGCGCAATCAGCACAGCACCCGCATCCCGGGCATGCGGCCACAGCAACAGACCTGCGGTCATGCAGACCGCAATCCCTGTCAAAGCCGTACTAAGCCGAAACCGCATCCCAAATCCTTATTGGTGCACCTCCATTCAAGTGGTGCGTCACGGTTCGGACACAACCGCCCCGACGAAAGAAGGGCTATCGTGAGGCACCCAAACTGTGTCGAATTTGCAGGACTGAATGCCAGTTCCGCGGTCTAGGAATCAGCATCCGGGCCGGTATGGTGCGCCGCACTGAACGGTCGTGGACGCTGGGAGCGCGCGGCTGTTGCAAGCAAAGGTAGATACGATGTCCGACCACGTGGTTCCGCACTTTCACAATGACGCCGGCGTTCCGATCATCGAGATCGGCTCGAAGGAGTTCATGTGCGTGGGCGCCAACCCGCCGTTCGACCATCCGCATGTGTTTCTCGACCTCGGCGACGATAACGAGATCATCTGCCCCTATTGCTCGACCCTGTATCGCTACGCCAGCGACCTCGGCGCTGGCCAGGCTCGCCCGCCGGAATGCGTGGTGAAGGACAAGGCGGCCTGATTTTCCAGCTATGACGTCGTCGAGGACCATTGTCGTCGCCGGTGCAGGCATCGGCGGTCTGACAGCTGCACTGGCGCTTGCCGCCAAGGGTTTTCGTGTCACCGTTCTCGAAAAGGCCGCCCGGCTGGAAGAAGTCGGCGCCGGGTTGCAGCTGTCTCCCAATGCCAGCCGCATCCTGATTTCACTCGGACTTGCCGAACGTCTCGGACCCCATGTGGTCACACCACGTGCGGTGACCATCATGACGGCGCGCAGCGGCGGCGAGGTGACACGGCTGTCGCTCACGGCCAGCGCCCGGCCTGACGCCCCCTATTGGCTAGCTCACCGCGCCGACCTGCAGGCCGCGCTGCTGGCCGAAGCACAAAGCCGCCCGGAGATCGACCTTCGCCTCGGCATGCCGGTCGAGAACATCGAAGCCACGGCCTCAGGCGTGCGCATCGG
It contains:
- a CDS encoding zinc-finger domain-containing protein, giving the protein MSDHVVPHFHNDAGVPIIEIGSKEFMCVGANPPFDHPHVFLDLGDDNEIICPYCSTLYRYASDLGAGQARPPECVVKDKAA